GTATTGCTGCTGCAAAACTCGGGGCCAAGTCCGTCCTTATGATTGATGTAGACCCAGTTGCAGTAGATGTCGCACGGGAAAACTGTGAACTGAACCGAGTTCACCACCTTTGTAGCGTTAGTACAACACCAATTTGGGAGATAGAAGACACTTTTAACATAGTTTTGGCCAACCTCGACAAAAACACCTTGATCCTTCTATCAAAAGACCTCGTACGAGTCCTAGCCCCCAAGGGTTCACTCATCTGTTCAGGGATCATTAGAGGGCAAGAACGTGACCTAATAGAGCGCTTCACTGACCTGGGGCTCAGTTTAAGTCAATCAAAGGAAGACAAAGAAGACCCAGAGTGGTTGGGGCTCGTCTTTCACAGGGACTAGATTGGACAGAAGGCAGGCGAGCGGTGCGTGACAGAAGGTTTCTGGTCTCCACTGAGGCAATCTTAGGTGAAGGACCAATAAGGCTATCAGAAAAAGAGGCAAGACACCTCGCTGTTGTGTTGAGGTTGGGGGTAAAAGACACGGTTGAACTAATTGATGGAAAAGGCCATCTCCTAAAGGGCGAAATCCAGGAAATCAATGCAAAAAAGAATTTGGTATTAGTAAAGCCAGTTGCCCCACCCATATTCCAGGACGACAGACTCCCCATCATATTATTTGCGGGACTTTTGAGATCTGAAAAAATGGACCTCGTGGTTCAAAAGGCCTCCGAAATGGGAATAGAAAAGATCATCCCAGTTATCACTCAAAGGTCAGTGGCACGTCCTGGAAAAGAAAAGACAAAGAGGTGGGAGGCTGTTGCACTTCAAGCCCTAAAACAATGCAAAGGGCTCATGGCCCCAGATATTAGCCCCCCAACTGCCTTTGAAGCGATCCCAGAGGTTGTAAAAGATCTTAAAGTGAGCTTTGCTACAGTACTAGCCCCTGAGCCAGGACTTCCTTCACTGCTTCACTGCCTCATTAAAAAATCTACTCCCTACGCAATATTTGTGGGTCCTGAAGGAGGATTTACAGAACACGAGTTACGGTTTTTAACAGATGTAGGCTTCACTCCCTCTAGCCTCGCCCCAAGGGTCTTAAGGGCAGAGACTGCTTGTATTGCATCCATTGGAATAGCAGTGAATATTGCAGCAATGGCAAAGGCATGAATTGTCGGTTTTACCTAAATCCTGCACGGCAAAAGGGGGCAAAATTGTTTTTTAAACATTATATCAGCCAGTTGCTTGACAAAAATCATAGCTTTAACCTTCACTGTTTTAGTGAGTATGGAAC
The Dissulfuribacter thermophilus genome window above contains:
- a CDS encoding RsmE family RNA methyltransferase translates to MRDRRFLVSTEAILGEGPIRLSEKEARHLAVVLRLGVKDTVELIDGKGHLLKGEIQEINAKKNLVLVKPVAPPIFQDDRLPIILFAGLLRSEKMDLVVQKASEMGIEKIIPVITQRSVARPGKEKTKRWEAVALQALKQCKGLMAPDISPPTAFEAIPEVVKDLKVSFATVLAPEPGLPSLLHCLIKKSTPYAIFVGPEGGFTEHELRFLTDVGFTPSSLAPRVLRAETACIASIGIAVNIAAMAKA